A window of the Enoplosus armatus isolate fEnoArm2 chromosome 5, fEnoArm2.hap1, whole genome shotgun sequence genome harbors these coding sequences:
- the LOC139285519 gene encoding uncharacterized protein → MSASWRDEDEEFRVGGVKGGLKSKPRFSFTEVKLLLEAVKRNRYIILRKFNQGVSAETKKQTWAEITNQINSLGENHREVRQIMKKWADLKCDGKRRVIALRGPNGNNLRKKNLGPVERMVHKILMMSPRGDGDSDLDLGEDDDFSKLYSKGPPPNPPAYSYLSLTDSGHSLPGGASVDLSPLSSPEKELGDPFHSSSDFDLADDGERTMDFDENDDSMFSSYPVSLPPPPSTSTSLDPLPDDALLRIKPVHTYSRNNSQSQSQSQNHNHVQNHTSSRPPPGPSSSGASTSSVFPSVSDSDTASSSAAPPPSQSPSSSNMTASSLPAPPPAPSSTPVTANVSTSHPVPSSSSIPPPPTPPTTSVAVSSSSVAPTATSTPSSSVPSSNSHQPSPSSSVLPPNNPSTSGSNPFDPLPAGASSRRAHDHVAQMASQSLQQQRASRMLLTSVSQSLEMLAQSVQLLVESQQEFVQESLLLQRETVDILRDFSNTALTMLRDKANSGQLATHHHPTSHF, encoded by the exons ATGTCGGCCTCGTGGcgtgatgaagatgaagagttCAGGGTGGGAGGTGTAAAGGGAGGGTTGAAATCCAAACCGAGGTTCTCCTTCACTGAagtcaaactgctgctggaggcGGTGAAGAGGAACAGATACATCATCCTCA GGAAGTTTAACCAGGGTGTGTCGGCTGAAACCAAGAAACAGACCTGGGCTGAAATAACGAATCAGATCAACAGTCTGGGAGAGAATCACAGAGag GTGCGTCAGATCATGAAGAAATGGGCAGACCTCAAATGTGATGGAAAGCGGCGCGTCATAGCCCTGCGGGGCCCCAATGGCAACAACCTGAGGAAGAAGAACCTGGGCCCCGTGGAGAGGATGGTCCATAAAATACTAATGATGAGTCCTCGAGGAG ATGGCGACAGTGATCTGGACTTGggtgaagatgatgattttTCAAAGCTTTACAGTAAAGGCCCACCCCCTAACCCTCCAGCTTACTCCTACCTCAGCTTGACAGACAGTGGCCACTCCTTACCTGGAGGAGCCTCCGTAGAcctttctcctctctcgtcGCCAGAGAAAGAACTTG GCGATCCTTTCCATTCCTCCTCTGACTTCGACCTGGCTGACGATGGAG AACGCACCATGGATTTTGACGAAAATGACGACTCCATGTTCTCCTCCtatcctgtctctcttcccccgcccccctccacctccacctccctggACCCCCTGCCTGACGACGCCCTGCTGAGGATCAAGCCAGTCCACACGTACTCCCGAAACAAcagccagagccagagccagagccagaACCACAACCACGTCCAGAACCACACTTCCTCCAGACCTCCACCTGGACCATCTTCTTCTGgggcctccacctcctctgtcttcccttcAGTGTCAGATTCAGACACCGCCTCATCCTCTGCTGCGCCTCCCCCATCGCAGTCCCCCTCAAGCTCCAACATGactgcctcctccctccctgctccccCTCCCGCCCCCTCCTCTACACCTGTTACAGCAAATGTCTCTACCTCTCACCCTgtgccctcctcttcctccatcccaCCACCTCCTACTCCTCCCACTACCTCTGTTGCTgtatcctcctcctctgttgctcctaCTGCGACCTCCactccctcctcttctgtcccCTCTTCCAACTCTCATCaaccttctccctcctcctcagtcctCCCACCCAATAATCCCTCCACCTCAGGCTCAAACCCGTTCGACCCCCTCCCGGCCGGAGCGTCCTCCCGCAGGGCCCATGACCACGTGGCTCAGATGGCCTCTCAGagcctccagcagcagcgtGCCAGCAGGATGCTCCTGACCTCGGTGTCTCAGTCTCTGGAGATGTTGGCTCAGTCTGtccagctgctggtggagagCCAGCAGGAGTTTGTGCAggagtctctgctgctgcagagggagacGGTGGACATCCTGAGGGATTTCTCCAACACAGCGCTGACTATGCTGAGAGACAAAGCCAACAGTGGACAACTGGCGACACATCATCATCCGACTTCACACTTCTGA
- the LOC139285285 gene encoding synaptosomal-associated protein 25 isoform X2, with protein MANMASDPPILTEQEELQRRANQVTDESLESTRRMMQLVEESKDAGIRALVMLDEQGEQLERIEEGLDQINSDMKEAEKNLTDLGKCCGLCSCDKLKTFEESGAYKAVWGGASGQSVVSNQPPSSRVVDEREQMIMSGGYIRRVTNDAREDEMEENLTHVGSIIGNLKSMALDMGNEIDTQNVQIDRIQGEAILNVSRIDAANQKANNLMKR; from the exons atggCCAACATGGCGTCAGACCCGCCCATCTtgacagagcaggaggagctgcagaggagagccAATCAGGTCACAGATGAG tcCCTGGAGAGCACAAGGCGGATGATGCAGCTGGTTGAGGAg AGTAAAGATGCTGGGATCAGAGCTTTGGTCATGCTGGATGAACAAGGAG AGCAGTTGGAGCGTATAGAGGAGGGCTTGGATCAGATCAACTCTGATATGAAGGAGGCTGAGAAAAACCTGACTGACCTGGGCAAGTGCTGTGGCCTCTGCTCCTGTGATAA actgaAGACCTTTGAGGAGAGCGGGGCGTACAAGGCAGTTTGGGGCGGAGCCTCTGGTCAAAGCGTTGTGTCCAATCAGCCGCCGTCTTCTCGAGTGGTCGATGAGAGGGAGCAAATGATCATGAGTGGAGGATACATACggag GGTGACTAACGATGCCCGTGAggacgagatggaggagaaCCTGACTCACGTCGGCAGCATCATCGGGAATCTGAAGAGCATGGCCCTGGACATGGGCAACGAGATAGACACACAGAACGTCCAGATCGACCGCATACAGGGCGAG GCTATCCTCAACGTGTCCCGCATCGACGCAGCAAACCAGAAAGCCAACAACCTCATGAAACGATAG
- the LOC139285285 gene encoding synaptosomal-associated protein 25 isoform X1: protein MANMASDPPILTEQEELQRRANQVTDESLESTRRMMQLVEESKDAGIRALVMLDEQGEQLERIEEGMDSINRDMREAEKNLTDMAQCCGLCIWPIRKLKTFEESGAYKAVWGGASGQSVVSNQPPSSRVVDEREQMIMSGGYIRRVTNDAREDEMEENLTHVGSIIGNLKSMALDMGNEIDTQNVQIDRIQGEAILNVSRIDAANQKANNLMKR, encoded by the exons atggCCAACATGGCGTCAGACCCGCCCATCTtgacagagcaggaggagctgcagaggagagccAATCAGGTCACAGATGAG tcCCTGGAGAGCACAAGGCGGATGATGCAGCTGGTTGAGGAg AGTAAAGATGCTGGGATCAGAGCTTTGGTCATGCTGGATGAACAAGGAG AGCAGTTGGAGCGTATTGAGGAAGGAATGGACTCCATCAacagagacatgagagaggcagagaagaatcTGACAGACATGGCCCAGTGCTGTGGTCTGTGTATCTGGCCAATCAGGAA actgaAGACCTTTGAGGAGAGCGGGGCGTACAAGGCAGTTTGGGGCGGAGCCTCTGGTCAAAGCGTTGTGTCCAATCAGCCGCCGTCTTCTCGAGTGGTCGATGAGAGGGAGCAAATGATCATGAGTGGAGGATACATACggag GGTGACTAACGATGCCCGTGAggacgagatggaggagaaCCTGACTCACGTCGGCAGCATCATCGGGAATCTGAAGAGCATGGCCCTGGACATGGGCAACGAGATAGACACACAGAACGTCCAGATCGACCGCATACAGGGCGAG GCTATCCTCAACGTGTCCCGCATCGACGCAGCAAACCAGAAAGCCAACAACCTCATGAAACGATAG